The Pyrus communis chromosome 2, drPyrComm1.1, whole genome shotgun sequence genome includes a window with the following:
- the LOC137726686 gene encoding uncharacterized protein, producing the protein MALALNSIIPHTTALSLSTSLPSPKMPSSPQFQQPHNRRQSGPIVQSGASSSSNTAVSDVKLQLQEEDHINGFNPTSTFAPAWSEFSRNVSGEWDGHGADFTKEGYPIELPENVVPEAYREWEVKVFDWQTQCPTLANPDEHILLYKNTELLPTVGCEADAATRYRVIEKNVGGLSNQVFAFAYQSSGCYVSVLPIQDKGMYKLQELEYCLINPQDKESRVRIIQVIRIENEKMMLQNVRVYCENWYGPFRNGDQLGGCAIRDSAFACTAALEASEVVGTWRGLSALANFRGTQNNVFQELLVNSEQSSMRDESGLVLLPKRLWCSVKESKDGDTCSEVGWLLDHGRAITSRCTFSSTATPQEISVANETAVLKGT; encoded by the exons ATGGCATTGGCTCTAAACAGCATAATCCCCCACACCACAGCGTTAAGCCTAAGCACTTCTCTGCCCTCTCCCAAAATGCCCTCCAGCCCCCAATTCCAACAGCCTCACAACCGCCGCCAGAGCGGTCCGATTGTCCAGAGCGGCGCCTCTTCCTCCTCCAACACCGCCGTCTCAGATGTTAAGCTGCAGCTCCAGGAGGAGGACCACATCAATGGCTTCAATCCCACTTCCACGTTTGCTCCTG CGTGGTCCGAATTTTCCAGAAATGTGTCCGGTGAATGGGATGGCCATGGAGCGGACTTCACAAAGGAAGGGTACCCAATAGAACTTCCCGAGAATGTAGTGCCTGAAGCTTACAGGGAGTGGGAGGTTAAGGTTTTCGATTGGCAGACTCAATGCCCCACTCTTGCTAACCCAGATGAGCACATTCTTTTATACAAGAATACAGAGCTACTTCCTACTGTTGGATGTGAAGCTGATGCTGCTACTCGATATAGAGTCATTGAGAAGAATGTTGGTGGTCTGAGTAACCAAGTTTTTGCCTTTGCATATCAGTCTAGCGGATGTTATGTGTCTGTCTTGCCAATTCAGGATAAGGGTATGTATAAGTTACAGGAGTTGGAGTATTGCTTGATCAATCCTCAAGATAAAGAGTCTCGGGTGAGAATAATTCAGGTCATCCGCATAGAGAATGAGAAGATGATGCTGCAGAATGTTAGAGTTTACTGTGAGAATTGGTATGGGCCATTCAGAAATGGGGATCAGTTAGGTGGATGTGCTATCCGTGATTCTGCTTTTGCTTGTACGGCTGCACTGGAAGCTTCAGAAGTTGTTGGAACTTGGCGGGGTCTCAGTGCTCTTGCCAATTTCCGTGGTACTCAAAAT AATGTTTTTCAAGAACTTTTAGTCAACAGTGAGCAGAGCTCCATGAGAGATGAAAGTGGTCTCGTATTGCTTCCCAAGCGGCTGTGGTGTTCCGTAAAAGAAAGTAAAGATGGTGATACTTGCAGCGAGGTAGGATGGCTGTTAGATCATGGACGTGCCATCACATCAAGATGCACCTTCTCAAGCACAGCAACGCCACAG GAAATCTCAGTAGCGAATGAAACTGCAGTTTTGAAGGGCACATAG
- the LOC137726255 gene encoding disease resistance protein RUN1-like, translating into MALVIGTQESSSSNSNSSTSRCSHDVFLSFRGEDTRKTFTDHLYTAFVNASFRTFRDDDELERGEDIKLEFVKAIQQSRSSVVVFSKDYASSRWCLNELVMILKRRKTSNHVVLPVFYDVDPSHLRKQTGCIAKAFARHQKTQSFDTVKGWREALAEAADLAGMVLQNEEDGHESKFIMKIVKVIEDKLRRTPISVDSNLVGIQSRVKDINLWLQDGSKDVGILVIHGMRGIGKTTIAKFVYGSNFERFEIHSFVENIRDFSEKSNGLIQIQKQLLHDILNGRKVKIHSISEGMAKIEDAICSKRVLLVLDDVDCMEQLDGLLRMQDQFYPGSKIIITTSNAGLLNSYHHMVKFHSCQTLNNSESLELFSLHAFGQDHPTESYSDVSKRFVHHCGGLPLALKILGSSMAGKNIAVWESAISKLKLIPDSQILKKLKISCESLQDSHDQDLFLHIACFFIGMEKDIIVRILDACDFFTVVGIQNLIDRNLVRLDGDNMVQMHHMIRDMARGIVRLESKEPGERSRLWHHKDSFAVLAEKNGTERIEGLALNMQNHPEYSSTRNSNQVVFETGAFSMMHKLRLLQLTNIELNGSYEEFPTSLRWLCWHKFLKGSIPSDFSLKNLVVLEMCYSSMRQVWTGTKFLPSLKILNLSHSNDLTETPDFSLVPNLEWLILKDCSRLVDVHESIGNLQGLVHLNMEYCKSIKKLPENISKLTSLETLIISGCSSLSVFPIDMRKMESLKVFQADGVPIHQLLTATEEVTLWPGRSVEITWASYLPCNLVDLSLRNCNLGDDDFPREFGNLSALCSLNLGGNPIHSLPDCIRGVAGLRRLSFEYCKRLKSLVRLPTVGHLIIADCEKLETVTFKSLSEAYSRMRSIECRGNHKLVEFESVYKMEPIERVDIEMIYILGLSNLKYSTKSIMKYKIPARFHRWIEKRLPIQGLHEFGIFSTFLPGNYEDPQYDSFSHKSKGPSISFTVPVLPYCRIRGLNIFSVYEKSKSDESPNIRVKNMKGLCYTIMIEVRNKSKGLQWIYGPALFGMPSDDQDVIWLSHWKFGNKLEGGDELTVSVLTSSYMIYDEFQVKEFGVQVVYYEQEEKVTVTAQENFTTDNPFYPRVIAGDLSHYLLPGSSGTYLLCHNPVLERRDVLSYVWFKHNSNEITGVWFVCPLCVCVCVIHSSYETIDLYQVGRCSQVF; encoded by the exons ATGGCTCTCGTAATTGGAACACAAGAATCCTCCTCTTCCAATTCCAACAGTTCTACTTCTCGATGTAGTCATGACGTTTTCTTGAGTTTTAGAGGCGAAGACACTCGCAAGACATTTACGGATCACCTCTACACAGCCTTTGTCAACGCAAGCTTTCGCACTTTCCGAGATGACGATGAACTTGAGAGAGGGGAAGATATTAAGCTAGAATTCGTGAAAGCCATCCAGCAATCACGAAGTTCTGTCGTTGTGTTTTCAAAAGACTACGCGTCCTCAAGATGGTGCCTTAATGAGCTTGTGATGATCCTCAAACGCAGAAAGACCTCCAACCATGTAGTCTTACCGGTCTTCTACGATGTCGATCCATCCCATTTGAGGAAGCAGACAGGATGCATTGCAAAAGCATTTGCTAGACACCAAAAAACTCAATCGTTTGACACGGTGAAGGGATGGAGGGAAGCACTCGCAGAAGCTGCAGATTTGGCAGGGATGGTCTtacaaaatgaagaagatgg GCATGAATCCAAGTTTATCATGAAAATTGTTAAAGTGATTGAAGACAAACTAAGGAGGACGCCCATAAGTGTTGACTCCAACCTGGTTGGAATCCAGTCTCGAGTCAAGGACATCAACTTATGGTTACAAGATGGATCAAAGGATGTTGGTATACTTGTAATTCATGGAATGCGCGGAATTGGAAAGACAACCATTGCAAAATTTGTTTACGGATCAAATTTTGAAAGATTTGAAATACACAGTTTCGTAGAGAACATACGAGACTTTTCAGAAAAATCGAATGGCTTGATTCAGATACAAAAACAGCTTcttcatgatattttgaatgGGAGGAAAGTGAAAATTCATAGTATTAGTGAAGGAATGGCTAAGATTGAAGATGCTATTTGCTCTAAAAGAGTTCTTCTTGTCCTAGATGATGTAGATTGCATGGAGCAGTTAGATGGACTGCTAAGGATGCAAGATCAATTTTATCCGGGAAGTAAAATCATCATTACAACAAGTAATGCAGGGTTGTTAAATTCCTACCACCATATGGTTAAGTTTCATAGTTGTCAAACTTTGAATAACAGCGAATCGTTAGAGCTCTTCAGTTTGCATGCTTTTGGGCAAGACCATCCCACTGAAAGCTATAGCGATGTTTCAAAAAGGTTTGTACACCACTGTGGAGGACTTCCATTAGCACTTAAAATTTTGGGTTCTTCAATGGCAGGAAAGAATATAGCAGTATGGGAAAGTGCAATAAGCAAACTGAAACTTATTCCGGACAGTCAAAtcttgaaaaaactcaaaataagctgTGAATCCTTGCAAGATAGCCATGACCAAGATTTATTCCTTCATATTGCCTGCTTCTTTATCGGAATGGAGAAAGATATCATCGTTAGAATACTAGATGCCTGTGATTTTTTCACAGTTGTTGGAATTCAAAATCTCATTGATAGAAATTTGGTAAGACTCGATGGAGATAATATGGTGCAGATGCATCACATGATCCGTGACATGGCAAGAGGAATTGTTCGTCTGGAATCAAAGGAGCCTGGGGAACGTAGTAGATTATGGCATCATAAGGATTCTTTTGCAGTATTGGCAGAAAAGAAT GGAACGGAAAGAATTGAAGGTCTTGCTCTCAACATGCAAAACCACCCAGAATACTCTTCTACAAGAAATTCAAATCAGGTAGTTTTTGAAACGGGTGCGTTTTCAATGATGCACAAATTAAGACTTCTGCAGCTTACTAATATAGAACTCAATGGATCCTATGAAGAATTTCCGACAAGCTTAAGATGGTTGTGTTGGCATAAATTTTTGAAGGGTTCTATACCCTCTGATTTTTCTTTGAAGAATTTGGTTGTTCTGGAAATGTGTTACAGCAGCATGAGGCAAGTCTGGACGGGAACAAAG TTTCTCCCATCACTAAAGATTCTAAATCTTAGCCATTCCAATGACCTCACCGAAACCCCGGACTTTTCTCTGGTCCCCAATCTAGAATGGCTGATTCTTAAAGATTGTTCAAGGTTGGTTGATGTCCATGAATCCATTGGAAACCTACAGGGACTTGTGCATTTGAATATGGAATATTGCAAAAGTATTAAGAAGCTTCCAGAGAATATTTCTAAGCTAACCTCCCTCGAAACACTTATTATATCTGGTTGCTCAAGCCTCAGCGTTTTTCCCATAGACATGAGGAAGATGGAATCTCTGAAAGTGTTTCAAGCTGACGGTGTTCCAATACATCAGTTACTCACTGCTACCGAGGAGGTCACATTGTGGCCAGGACGAAGTGTAGAAATTACTTGGGCTTCTTACCTACCATGCAATTTAGTAGACTTGAGTCTTAGAAACTGCAATCTTGGTGACGATGATTTTCCCAGAGAATTTGGCAACTTATCCGCGTTGTGTAGCTTAAATCTGGGGGGTAATCCAATTCATAGCCTACCAGATTGCATTAGAGGTGTTGCGGGGCTTCGTAGACTCTCTTTTGAGTATTGTAAAAGGCTCAAATCGCTTGTAAGGCTACCAACTGTAGGACACTTGATAATCGCTGATTGTGAAAAGTTGGAAACGGTAACATTTAAATCATTAAGCGAGGCGTACTCTAGAATGCGCTCCATCGAATGCCGTGGCAACCATAAGCTAGTTGAGTTTGAGTCAGTGTACAAGATGGAGCCTATTGAAAGAGTTGATATAGAAATGATCTACATTTTGGGTTTGAGCAACTTGAAATATTCAACAAAATCCATTATGAAGTACAAGATACCCGCGCGGTTCCACAGATGGATAGAAAAGCGTCTTCCCATCCAG GGACTGCATGAATTTGGAATATTCAGCACATTTCTTCCTGGGAATTATGAGGATCCTCAATATGACTCATTTAGCCATAAAAGTAAAGGGCCCTCAATATCTTTTACTGTGCCTGTACTTCCCTATTGCCGGATCCGAGGCTTGAACATCTTCTCTGTCTATGAAAAATCCAAAAGCGATGAATCTCCTAACATCAGAGTAAAAAATATGAAAGGTTTATGTTATACAATAATGATAGAAGTTAGAAACAAGAGTAAAGGTCTGCAGTGGATCTACGGGCCGGCATTATTCGGAATGCCAAGTGATGATCAAGATGTGATATGGTTAAGCCATTGGAAATTTGGGAATAAATTGGAAGGTGGCGATGAGCTGACTGTTTCAGTATTAACATcatcatatatgatatatgatgAGTTTCAGGTAAAGGAGTTCGGTGTCCAGGTTGTGTACTACGAGCAAGAAGAGAAGGTGACAGTCACCGCCCAAGAAAATTTCACCACAGATAATCCTTTTTATCCACGTGTCATTGCCGGAGATTTGTCACATTATCTGCTGCCAGGATCATCAGGAACATACCTTCTCTGCCATAATCCAGTATTAGAAAGAAGGGATGTGCTTAGTTATGTTTGGTTCAAGCACAACAGTAATGAAATAACAGGTGTGTGGTTCGTATgtcctctgtgtgtgtgtgtgtgtgtaattcaCTCCAGCTATGAAACCATTGATCTTTATCAGGTAGGTAGATGTTCAcaagttttttaa
- the LOC137725144 gene encoding calcium-dependent protein kinase 26-like: MGNTCRGSFRGKYFQGSNQPEEQSASVSKRNTSSDHSNSDHSSSSLKSQHRGQQEFSKDSPKPKTNNSHPPLISPRKDNTMRRSADNQSYYVLGHKTANIRDLYTLGHKLGQGQFGTTYLCTEIATGSQYACKSISKRKLISKEDVDDVRREIQIMHHLAGHKNIVTIKGAYEDSLYVHIVMELCGGGELFDRIIQRGHYSERKAAELTRIIVGVVEACHSLGVMHRDLKPENFLLVNKDNDFSLKAIDFGLSVFFKPGQVFTDVVGSPYYVAPEVLLKHYGPEADVWTAGVILYILLSGVPPFWAETQQGIFDAVLKGYIDFESEPWPLISESAKDLIRKMLCSRPSDRLTAHEVLCHPWICENGVAPDRALDPAVLSRLKTFSAMNKLKKMALRVIAESLSEEEIAGLREMFQAMDTDNSGAITFDELKAGLRRYGSTMKDTEIRDLMDAADVDNSGTIDYGEFIAATVHLNKLEREEHLVAAFRYFDKDGSGYITVDELQQACTEHHMTDVLLEDIIKEVDQDNDGRIDYGEFVAMMQKGNVKGNMPIGRRTMRNSLNLSMRDAPGAH, translated from the exons ATGGGCAACACATGCCGTGGATCTTTCAGGGGGAAATATTTTCAGGGCTCCAACCAGCCCGAAGAGCAATCTGCTTCCGTTTCCAAGCGCAACACCTCGTCTGACCATTCGAATTCTGACCACTCCTCGTCCAGTTTGAAATCGCAGCACCGCGGTCAGCAAGAATTCTCCAAAGACAGccccaaacccaaaaccaacaaTAGTCATCCACCCCTCATTAGTCCCAGGAAAGATAACACCATGAGGAGAAGTGCTGATAACCAAAGTTATTATGTGTTGGGTCACAAGACCGCCAACATTCGTGATCTTTACACGTTGGGTCATAAATTAGGACAGGGACAATTTGGGACTACGTATTTATGCACTGAGATTGCTACTGGCAGTCAGTATGCGTGTAAGTCTATCTCCAAGAGGAAGTTGATCTCGAAGGAGGATGTGGACGATGTTAGGAGGGAGATTCAGATAATGCACCATTTAGCTGGTCACAAGAATATTGTGACAATCAAGGGTGCTTATGAGGATTCACTGTATGTTCATATTGTAATGGAGCTTTGTGGCGGGGGTGAGTTGTTTGATCGCATTATCCAGAGGGGACATTACAGTGAGAGAAAAGCAGCTGAGTTGACACGGATTATTGTTGGTGTTGTTGAAGCTTGCCATTCACTTGGTGTCATGCATAGAGATCTGAAACCTGAAAACTTCTTGTTGGTTAACAAGGACAATGATTTTTCTCTCAAGGCCATTGATTTTGGACTCTCAGTTTTCTTCAAACCag GTCAAGTTTTCACTGATGTGGTTGGAAGCCCATATTATGTTGCTCCTGAGGTACTCCTCAAGCATTATGGACCAGAAGCAGATGTGTGGACTGCAGGAGTTATACTGTATATTCTGCTCAGTGGTGTGCCACCATTTTGGGCAG AAACCCAGCAGGGGATATTTGATGCGGTCTTGAAGGGATATATAGACTTTGAATCAGAGCCATGGCCTTTAATATCTGAAAGTGCAAAAGACCTAATCCGGAAGATGCTATGTTCTAGGCCTTCAGACCGCTTAACTGCACATGAAGTGCTAT gtCACCCTTGGATTTGCGAAAATGGGGTTGCTCCTGATAGAGCACTAGATCCAGCTGTACTTTCTCGTCTCAAAACGTTTTCTGCTATGAACAAGTTAAAGAAGATGGCTTTACGG GTAATAGCTGAAAGCCTATCTGAGGAGGAGATTGCTGGACTCAGAGAGATGTTTCAGGCTATGGATACTGATAATAGTGGTGCAATAACGTTTGACGAACTTAAAGCTGGTTTGCGGAGATACGGCTCTACCATGAAGGATACAGAGATACGCGATCTTATGGATGCG GCTGATGTGGACAACAGTGGAACAATTGATTATGGGGAATTTATAGCTGCTACAGTTCATCTTAACAAACTAGAACGTGAAGAACATCTGGTTGCAGCCTTCCGATACTTTGATAAGGATGGAAGTGGTTATATTACGGTTGATGAGCTCCAGCAAGCTTGTACAGAACATCACATGACTGACGTCCTTCTTGAAGATATTATAAAAGAAGTTGATCAGGATAAT GATGGAAGGATTGACTACGGCGAGTTTGTCGCCATGATGCAAAAGGGCAATGTGAAAGGCAACATGCCAATTGGAAGACGGACTATGAGGAACAGTCTAAATTTGAGCATGAGAGATGCACCAGGAGCTCATTAG